One Caldalkalibacillus uzonensis DNA segment encodes these proteins:
- a CDS encoding GNAT family N-acetyltransferase, whose translation MGWYQKLRQYFPPEEMKKKEQMEALLKQNPHYKKEETDSYIMLYGEYSDFIFVDYILVDKEKRGQGIGQRLLEELKAKGKTIILEVEPVDEDDPDTVKRERFYLSNGFKRTEHIRYYRDVGETSPELNRMELYYWSPQGEVDEEVIREQMVKAYEDIHHYQYEEYFDRWEPDPEKLIQYTPDAPEQQVHYLEQGDDHDPDQPQV comes from the coding sequence ATGGGTTGGTACCAAAAATTGAGGCAATATTTCCCCCCTGAGGAAATGAAAAAGAAAGAACAAATGGAAGCTTTGCTGAAGCAAAATCCCCATTACAAAAAAGAAGAGACAGACAGCTATATTATGTTATATGGCGAATACTCCGATTTTATTTTTGTAGATTACATTCTGGTGGATAAAGAGAAGCGTGGGCAAGGCATTGGGCAGCGCCTGTTAGAAGAACTGAAGGCGAAAGGAAAGACGATTATCTTAGAAGTGGAACCGGTGGATGAAGATGATCCCGATACGGTCAAACGGGAACGGTTTTACCTTTCCAATGGGTTTAAACGAACGGAACATATCCGCTATTACAGGGACGTAGGTGAAACTTCCCCTGAGCTGAACCGCATGGAGCTGTACTATTGGTCTCCACAAGGGGAAGTAGACGAGGAAGTCATCCGCGAGCAAATGGTTAAGGCTTATGAAGATATTCATCACTACCAGTATGAGGAGTACTTTGACCGTTGGGAGCCTGATCCGGAAAAGCTGATCCAGTACACACCTGATGCTCCGGAACAGCAGGTACACTACCTTGAGCAGGGAGATGATCATGATCCCGATCAACCACAGGTGTAG
- a CDS encoding MBL fold metallo-hydrolase, with protein sequence MLKISQHGDVVQGQLFHKRFPLTVSFFLIDGLLVDTGAPILKQTLKDYFKAESIAQVVLTHHHEDHSGCAGWLKRAKQVPVYMHPQTKRILEAPPSIPMYRKLAWGQMEAVQGVEVGNELETDRFKFKVIDTPGHCQDHISLLEPNHGILFSGDLFVSKVIKYSLRDESVKQMLDSINTLLTYDFEEVYCAHAGRVKNGYQAFREKKAYLEELIEQVLDYYRQGMSIQEIKEKINPKPDWNHYLTMGEFSSYNMVKHIIDEYGSPLKVS encoded by the coding sequence ATGCTGAAGATATCTCAACACGGTGATGTGGTTCAAGGCCAATTGTTTCACAAACGCTTCCCGCTTACTGTTTCCTTTTTCCTGATTGACGGATTATTGGTGGATACAGGCGCACCCATCTTAAAACAGACTTTAAAAGATTATTTTAAAGCCGAGTCCATCGCACAGGTCGTCTTAACCCACCACCATGAAGACCACTCGGGATGTGCAGGCTGGCTGAAGCGTGCCAAACAGGTGCCGGTTTACATGCATCCGCAAACGAAACGCATTCTGGAAGCACCTCCTTCCATCCCCATGTATCGTAAGCTGGCCTGGGGACAAATGGAAGCCGTACAGGGGGTTGAGGTTGGCAATGAACTGGAGACAGACCGGTTTAAGTTTAAGGTGATTGATACTCCGGGCCACTGCCAGGATCATATTAGTCTCCTGGAGCCTAATCACGGCATTTTATTCAGCGGTGATCTGTTTGTCTCCAAAGTGATCAAGTACAGTTTGCGCGATGAGTCGGTCAAGCAGATGCTTGATTCCATTAACACGCTGTTAACGTACGACTTTGAAGAAGTCTATTGCGCCCATGCCGGCCGCGTCAAAAATGGCTATCAGGCTTTCAGGGAAAAGAAGGCCTATCTGGAAGAACTGATTGAGCAAGTGCTTGATTATTACCGGCAAGGCATGAGCATCCAAGAGATTAAAGAAAAAATCAATCCCAAGCCGGACTGGAACCATTACTTGACGATGGGGGAATTTTCTTCTTATAACATGGTGAAACATATCATTGACGAATATGGTTCACCGCTCAAGGTCAGCTAA